TCAAGAACTTTGGCATAAAGGCGGGACATCAGGAAACATTCAAAAGGTGATTTCTATTTTCTATGATTGTGATGGAGATACCCTGCTGATTCAGGTCATTCCGGAGGGACCAGCCTGCCATGAGGGCACCTATTCCTGCTTTACTCATTTCGGGAAAGATGGATCCCAGACCCGTGTTCAATCCCAGCGATTTGAGATCATTCAGGAATTGGAATCATTAATCGCCAAAAGAGAAGCAGAAAAACCAGAAGGCGCATATACGACCTATCTCTTTGAAAAGGGGATAGATAAAATCCTGAAAAAAGTAGGAGAAGAGACCAGTGAAGTGATTATAGCAGCCAAAAATCACAGCCATGAAGAGCTTCGGTATGAAATTGCTGATCTGATTTACCATATGATGGTACTGATGAGAGAAGAGAAGCTCCCGCTGGATGATGTTCTTACAGAATTAGCCCGGCGCCACAAGAAATAGAACATGGTTTTTCTAATTTTTGATTTTATGTTATACTTTTCGTAAATCCCGGAAGTGATGGAGGGTATTATGGGCAAACAGAATCGGATGACAAAAAAGAAAAGCAAAGTGGTTTCCATCAAATGGGATGCTGCCTTCTTCTTTGATCGGGCCGTTCATTTTCTTAATCGGCACAACTATAAAAGGGCTTTAAAATATTTTCGCCGTGCCGTGGAAATTGAACCGGACAATCCTGTAAATCATTGTAATTTGGCTGGCATTTTGTCGGAAATGGGGCAGTATGAGGAGTCTAATCTCGTGTTGCAGCATATATTGGAATCCATTGACCCGACGTTCT
This sequence is a window from Microaerobacter geothermalis. Protein-coding genes within it:
- the hisIE gene encoding bifunctional phosphoribosyl-AMP cyclohydrolase/phosphoribosyl-ATP diphosphatase HisIE, with translation MNIHIPWERLTFDERGLIPAIIQDGQSKDVLMMAYMNRESLEKTLETGETWFWSRSRQELWHKGGTSGNIQKVISIFYDCDGDTLLIQVIPEGPACHEGTYSCFTHFGKDGSQTRVQSQRFEIIQELESLIAKREAEKPEGAYTTYLFEKGIDKILKKVGEETSEVIIAAKNHSHEELRYEIADLIYHMMVLMREEKLPLDDVLTELARRHKK